From a single Methylosinus sp. H3A genomic region:
- a CDS encoding DUF2865 domain-containing protein, which produces MSSPKSGDRGISPRRRLAVLSGLILVFLIAALEPHSAFAQDFFQQLFGGGGGGYSDYGGAGGYYPSHRRHARAHARRQYAPQERRAEPQPHSHRRAAHDGEPERAVYTETAGGGRSYCVRECDGYFFPVGLYSSASDTASHQRACGRLCPGARTTLYVMRGGSDKIEDAVAARGGGSYSRLMASLQRKGEGEKDKECSCHAGQSNGGQSNESSIEAIYLDPTLRRGDAVMTTRGVEIFHGASRYPYSKNDFRPLARSPDLDEPIRRRLAALERASRHARGAVERRAARPVGEHRSQTSRPQD; this is translated from the coding sequence ATGTCATCGCCTAAAAGCGGCGATCGGGGAATATCGCCCCGTCGTCGCCTCGCCGTCCTCAGCGGCCTGATCCTGGTCTTTCTCATCGCGGCGCTCGAGCCACATTCCGCATTCGCCCAGGACTTCTTCCAGCAATTGTTCGGCGGCGGGGGCGGCGGCTATTCGGACTATGGCGGCGCAGGCGGCTATTATCCGAGCCATCGCCGCCATGCTCGCGCCCACGCCCGGCGCCAATACGCCCCGCAGGAGCGGCGAGCCGAGCCGCAGCCGCATTCGCATCGGCGCGCCGCCCATGACGGCGAGCCCGAGCGCGCGGTCTATACCGAGACGGCGGGCGGCGGACGTTCTTATTGCGTGCGCGAGTGCGACGGCTATTTCTTCCCCGTCGGCCTCTATTCGAGCGCGAGCGACACGGCGAGCCATCAGCGCGCCTGCGGACGCCTGTGCCCCGGCGCGCGGACGACGCTCTATGTCATGCGCGGGGGCTCCGACAAGATCGAGGATGCGGTGGCGGCGCGCGGCGGCGGCAGCTATTCGCGGCTGATGGCGTCGCTCCAGCGCAAGGGCGAAGGAGAGAAAGACAAGGAGTGCTCCTGCCACGCCGGCCAATCCAACGGGGGCCAATCCAATGAGAGCTCCATCGAGGCGATCTATCTCGACCCGACGCTGCGGCGCGGCGACGCGGTGATGACGACGCGTGGCGTCGAGATCTTCCACGGCGCCAGCCGCTATCCCTATTCGAAGAACGACTTCCGCCCGCTCGCGCGTTCGCCCGATCTCGACGAGCCGATCCGCCGTCGGCTCGCCGCGCTGGAGCGCGCCAGCAGGCACGCGCGCGGCGCCGTGGAGCGTCGCGCCGCACGGCCGGTCGGCGAGCACCGCAGCCAGACCTCGCGCCCGCAGGACTGA
- a CDS encoding ComEC/Rec2 family competence protein yields MTWSAKAVAGAADRARGVFRPAFSAAVASLSAAARAALEEEIALRRPFLWLPVAAGSGVVLYFAADREPSFAFSAAGLAIFAALAFVLRAHRAGVVILVLSCVCGGFFAAVWRAARVDAPIVPRAGVGFLTGFVEELDLRPNGARFILRLASAEGLPNDAAPLRVRLTTRGEAKFAAGDFIALKARVLPPAHAALPGGYDFSRDAYFAGLGGVGNALGRIDILPPPDPAPWSLRFFAAVDRLRNALATRVARALGGDTGAIAAAMVTGKRDFLSEEAKELIRRAGIFHIITISGVQMTLVAGIFFVGFRRMLALSRTLALNYPIKKWAAGLAILGAILYDIGTGSRVGTERALIMTTIMLVAVLFDRPSLSMRNLAFAVFFIVAFQPEALLGASFQLSFAAVAALVAVYEARGALIERRREPPAFGRTPSRFARWRESAGELLLRGPAAPIFATLCATSATASFMAGDFHELSPYVLIGNPLTLAIIEFFAVPGALLGAFLYPFGLDGPVWRYVGFGIDLVTAIARLIAAAPGSSLPVKSFAPFAICFLSLAVLSLVLWRTWMFRAMAAPFAALGLFGAASGDGFDLAVAPGGDAAALRLPSGELALLGRGKLSFVGEQWLRADADSRAPADARGGVLCDDLGCVAKAVDGRSVALVTDRKALIEDCARAAIVIAPFYAPTGCGAPILLDRRKLAETGAATLRFTGDAVEWRVARSPNEDRPWSRAPKRRTAPTAAPEKEAEEERLD; encoded by the coding sequence TTGACTTGGAGCGCGAAAGCCGTCGCCGGCGCGGCCGATCGGGCGAGGGGCGTCTTTCGCCCCGCCTTTTCGGCCGCTGTCGCGTCTCTTTCCGCCGCCGCCCGCGCCGCGCTGGAGGAAGAGATCGCGCTGCGGCGGCCCTTCCTCTGGCTGCCGGTCGCGGCGGGCTCCGGCGTCGTCCTCTATTTCGCGGCGGATCGCGAGCCCTCCTTCGCTTTTTCGGCCGCGGGCCTCGCCATCTTCGCGGCGCTCGCCTTCGTCCTCCGGGCGCATCGCGCCGGCGTGGTTATTCTCGTCCTCTCCTGCGTCTGCGGCGGCTTCTTCGCCGCGGTCTGGCGCGCCGCGCGCGTCGATGCGCCGATCGTCCCGCGCGCCGGCGTCGGATTTCTGACCGGCTTCGTCGAGGAGCTCGATCTGCGTCCCAATGGCGCGCGCTTCATCCTTCGCCTCGCCAGCGCCGAAGGCTTGCCGAATGACGCCGCTCCGCTCCGCGTGCGGTTGACGACGCGAGGCGAGGCGAAATTCGCGGCCGGCGATTTCATCGCCCTCAAGGCGCGCGTTCTGCCGCCGGCCCATGCGGCTCTGCCCGGCGGCTACGACTTTTCGCGCGACGCCTATTTCGCAGGGCTCGGCGGGGTCGGCAATGCGCTCGGCCGCATCGACATCCTGCCGCCGCCCGACCCTGCGCCTTGGTCGCTGCGATTTTTCGCCGCCGTCGATCGGCTCCGCAATGCTCTCGCGACGCGCGTCGCGCGCGCGCTCGGCGGCGACACGGGCGCGATCGCCGCCGCAATGGTGACGGGCAAGCGCGATTTTCTGAGCGAGGAGGCCAAGGAGCTGATCCGCCGCGCCGGCATTTTCCATATCATCACCATATCCGGCGTGCAGATGACGCTGGTCGCCGGCATTTTTTTCGTCGGCTTTCGTCGTATGCTGGCGCTGTCGCGAACGCTGGCGCTGAACTATCCGATAAAGAAATGGGCGGCGGGCCTCGCGATTCTCGGGGCGATCCTCTATGATATCGGCACGGGCTCGCGCGTCGGCACGGAGCGCGCGCTCATCATGACGACGATCATGCTCGTCGCAGTCCTCTTCGACAGGCCGTCGCTGTCGATGCGCAATCTCGCCTTCGCGGTTTTCTTCATCGTCGCCTTCCAGCCGGAGGCGCTGCTCGGCGCGAGCTTTCAGCTCTCCTTCGCCGCAGTGGCGGCGCTCGTCGCCGTCTATGAGGCGCGCGGCGCGCTGATCGAGCGGCGCCGCGAGCCGCCGGCCTTCGGCCGAACGCCGTCACGCTTCGCGAGATGGCGAGAGAGCGCAGGCGAGCTGCTGCTGCGCGGGCCGGCTGCGCCGATCTTCGCGACGCTCTGCGCCACATCGGCGACGGCCTCCTTCATGGCGGGGGACTTCCACGAATTGAGCCCCTATGTGCTGATCGGCAATCCGCTGACATTGGCCATCATCGAATTCTTCGCCGTGCCGGGCGCGCTGCTCGGCGCCTTTCTCTATCCTTTCGGGCTCGACGGCCCGGTCTGGCGCTATGTCGGCTTCGGCATCGATCTGGTGACGGCGATCGCGCGACTCATCGCCGCCGCGCCGGGCTCGAGCCTGCCGGTCAAGAGCTTCGCGCCCTTTGCGATTTGCTTCCTCTCGCTCGCAGTTCTGTCGCTCGTTCTGTGGCGGACTTGGATGTTCCGGGCGATGGCCGCGCCCTTCGCTGCGCTCGGTCTTTTCGGCGCGGCGAGCGGAGATGGTTTCGATCTCGCCGTCGCCCCCGGCGGTGACGCCGCCGCTCTGCGGCTGCCGAGCGGGGAGCTCGCTCTGCTCGGTCGCGGGAAGCTCTCCTTCGTCGGCGAGCAATGGCTGCGAGCCGACGCCGACTCGCGCGCGCCGGCGGACGCCCGCGGCGGCGTCTTGTGCGACGATCTCGGCTGCGTGGCGAAAGCTGTCGACGGCCGCTCCGTCGCGCTGGTGACGGATCGCAAGGCGCTGATCGAGGATTGCGCCCGCGCGGCCATCGTCATCGCGCCCTTCTATGCGCCCACCGGCTGTGGCGCGCCGATCCTGCTCGATCGCCGCAAGCTCGCCGAAACGGGCGCGGCGACATTGCGCTTTACCGGCGACGCTGTGGAATGGCGCGTGGCGCGCAGCCCGAACGAGGACCGGCCCTGGTCGCGCGCGCCGAAGCGGCGGACGGCGCCGACGGCCGCCCCCGAGAAAGAGGCGGAGGAGGAGAGGCTCGACTGA